A single genomic interval of Tenuifilum sp. 4138str harbors:
- a CDS encoding polyprenol monophosphomannose synthase, with protein sequence MSFKEKLVIIPTYNESENISRMIGKVMSLEGNFHLLIVDDGSPDGTASIVKEKQKEYPDRLFMIERSGKLGLGTAYITGFKWALANGYKYVFEMDADFSHNPDDLINLYNACVNGADLAIGSRYVNGVNVVNWPIGRVLMSYFASKYVRMVTGMKVMDTTAGFKCYKAEVLKAINFNKIKHIGYGFQIEMKFTVWKLGFNIVEVPIIFTDRKFGASKMSGGIFNEALWGVVNMKLKSLFVSYKKLHASN encoded by the coding sequence ATGTCGTTTAAAGAGAAACTCGTAATTATCCCTACCTACAACGAAAGTGAGAACATTTCCCGAATGATTGGCAAGGTAATGTCGCTTGAAGGGAACTTCCATCTTCTTATTGTTGACGATGGCTCACCCGATGGCACGGCCAGTATAGTTAAAGAAAAACAAAAGGAATACCCCGATAGGCTTTTTATGATTGAACGCTCAGGGAAACTGGGATTGGGGACAGCATATATCACTGGATTTAAATGGGCTTTGGCCAATGGCTATAAGTATGTTTTTGAGATGGATGCGGATTTTTCCCACAATCCCGACGATTTAATTAACCTGTACAATGCCTGCGTTAACGGAGCCGATCTGGCTATTGGCTCGAGGTATGTTAACGGGGTAAATGTTGTGAACTGGCCCATTGGACGTGTGCTTATGTCGTACTTTGCCTCTAAGTATGTACGGATGGTAACAGGAATGAAAGTGATGGATACTACTGCAGGTTTTAAGTGTTACAAAGCCGAAGTGCTAAAGGCTATCAATTTTAACAAGATAAAGCATATAGGTTACGGTTTTCAGATTGAAATGAAATTCACCGTATGGAAACTTGGCTTCAACATAGTTGAAGTACCTATAATATTTACCGACAGAAAATTTGGCGCTTCAAAAATGAGTGGAGGTATTTTCAATGAGGCATTATGGGGCGTGGTTAACATGAAACTTAAAAGCCTTTTTGTTTCCTACAAAAAACTTCATGCTTCAAACTAA